One window of the Daphnia pulex isolate KAP4 chromosome 8, ASM2113471v1 genome contains the following:
- the LOC124200573 gene encoding alpha-latroinsectotoxin-Lt1a-like: MIENLIYKGATIYSGDRLARTITEILISRDDVNSIRFVHIYKKNLLEHDLVNQEFPLTLAISHQARNCIDYILSQNPKVESFLINRKFSCPISVAIRRNDIETIRALVELDRFQHIVNTKVQKSLFYIHLAVEKNRHEIADILLYHGAHVNLQDNNGNTPAHFVNDIPTLRVLISHGARLELGNRNNETPIMAAEKDGRNAVYQYLRLYNHENRKKVYKTLDTRFYYNNSDRIEKAIAAMNIMSDETSQKGNYEDMPDLEEIPPIKHIPIPPRKEYDSASTIPEYDSATSKENTSESDYQQQRNSSVSNRKEIY; this comes from the coding sequence ATGATCGAAAACTTGATCTACAAGGGCGCCACAATCTACAGCGGAGATCGATTGGCTAGAACAATCACGGAAATACTCATCTCACGGGATGACGTAAATAGTATACGGTTCGTCCatatttacaagaaaaacctTCTAGAGCACGATCTGGTTAATCAGGAATTTCCTTTGACTTTGGCAATAAGCCATCAGGCTAGGAATTGTATCGATTACATCCTCAGCCAAAACCCAAAAGTCGAGTCATTTCTAATCAACAGAAAATTCAGCTGCCCCATTTCAGTGGCTATAAGAAGAAACGACATCGAAACCATAAGGGCTCTAGTAGAGCTAGACAGATTCCAGCACATTGTCAACACAAAAGTgcaaaaatctcttttttatatCCATCTAGCAGTGGAAAAAAACCGCCATGAAATTGCCGACATTCTACTATACCACGGAGCACACGTAAATCTACAGGACAATAATGGAAACACGCCCGCACACTTCGTGAACGATATACCTACGTTAAGGGTATTGATTTCTCACGGAGCCCGCCTGGAACTTGGAAATCGTAACAACGAAACTCCAATCATGGCCGCAGAAAAAGATGGCAGGAATGCCGTCTATCAATATTTACGCCTCTACAATcatgaaaataggaaaaaggtcTATAAAACACTCGACACTAGATTTTATTACAATAATTCTGACAGAATCGAGAAAGCGATAGCAGCCATGAACATAATGTCGGACGAGACCtcccaaaaaggaaattacgAGGATATGCCAGACTTGGAAGAAATACCGCCAATTAAGCACATCCCTATTCCGCCACGAAAGGAGTACGATTCCGCCAGTACGATTCCGGAGTACGATTCCGCCACGAGTAAGGAAAATACCAGCGAAAGTGATTATCAGCAGCAGCGAAACAGTAGTGTTTCAAACAGAAAGGAGATTTATTAA